The Hymenobacter sp. 5317J-9 genome has a window encoding:
- a CDS encoding phospho-sugar mutase, whose protein sequence is MPLTPEVQNTINTWLTPDYDADTQAAIRQMQASGQDDQLTDAFYRTLEFGTGGLRGIMGPGSNRMNRYTLGMATQGLCNYLLQSFPGQQIKVAVAHDSRNNSRAFAEIAAGIFSANGIVVYLFEALRPTPELSFAIRELQCQSGCVITASHNPKEYNGYKVYWNDGSQVVAPHDQNIIAEVNKITSPSEVKFEGDPSKIISIGADIDAKYFAAAKQLSIDPAAIQRQHDLNIVYTPIHGSGVTLVPGLLREFGFTNVNVLEAQATPDGNFPTVQSPNPEEKSAMQLALDQAKATNADIVLATDPDADRVGVGVKNDKGEWVLLNGNQTAAVLTHYLLSARHRAGQSTPKDYIVYTIVTSEILGDIARSFNVKSYRTLTGFKYIAGLIRDLEGRETYIGGGEESYGFLIGDFVRDKDAISACALVAEMAAVAKDKGRTLYQEMVEMYAQYGLYVEDLISLTKKGQRGAEEIQEMMASLRANPPATIAGLKVVEIRDYKTGRIHDLRTGLATDTGVESSNVLQFLTEDGSKISARPSGTEPKIKFYFSVKQPLKSAVDFDLAQRLAHEKIQAIIADMKLQ, encoded by the coding sequence ATGCCCCTCACCCCCGAAGTCCAGAACACCATCAATACCTGGCTCACGCCCGACTACGACGCCGACACCCAGGCCGCCATCCGCCAGATGCAGGCCAGCGGGCAGGACGACCAGCTCACCGACGCCTTCTACCGCACCCTGGAGTTTGGTACGGGCGGCCTGCGCGGCATCATGGGCCCGGGCTCGAACCGCATGAACCGCTACACCCTGGGCATGGCCACGCAGGGCCTGTGCAACTACTTGCTGCAGAGTTTCCCCGGTCAGCAAATCAAGGTGGCCGTTGCGCACGACAGCCGCAACAACAGCCGCGCCTTTGCTGAAATTGCCGCCGGTATTTTCTCGGCCAATGGCATCGTGGTCTACCTGTTTGAAGCCCTGCGGCCCACGCCGGAGCTGTCGTTTGCCATTCGGGAGCTGCAGTGCCAGAGCGGCTGCGTCATCACGGCGTCGCACAACCCCAAGGAATATAACGGCTACAAAGTGTACTGGAACGACGGCTCGCAGGTAGTGGCGCCGCACGACCAGAACATCATCGCCGAAGTCAACAAAATCACCAGCCCCAGCGAGGTGAAGTTCGAAGGCGACCCGTCGAAAATCATCAGCATCGGGGCTGATATTGATGCGAAATATTTTGCCGCCGCCAAGCAGCTCAGCATCGACCCCGCAGCCATTCAGCGGCAGCACGATTTGAACATCGTGTACACGCCAATTCATGGCTCGGGCGTGACGCTGGTGCCCGGCCTGCTGCGCGAGTTCGGCTTCACCAACGTGAACGTGCTGGAAGCCCAGGCCACGCCCGACGGCAACTTTCCCACCGTGCAGTCGCCCAACCCGGAGGAGAAAAGCGCCATGCAGCTGGCCCTCGACCAGGCCAAGGCCACCAACGCCGACATCGTGCTGGCCACCGACCCCGACGCCGACCGCGTGGGCGTGGGCGTGAAAAACGACAAGGGCGAGTGGGTGCTACTCAACGGCAACCAGACCGCCGCCGTGCTCACCCACTACCTGCTGTCGGCCCGCCACCGCGCCGGCCAGAGCACGCCCAAAGACTACATCGTCTACACCATCGTGACGAGCGAAATCCTCGGCGACATTGCCCGCTCCTTCAACGTGAAGAGCTACCGTACGCTCACCGGCTTTAAGTACATCGCCGGCCTCATCCGCGACCTCGAAGGGCGCGAAACCTACATCGGCGGCGGCGAGGAGAGCTACGGCTTCCTCATCGGCGATTTTGTGCGCGACAAAGACGCCATCTCGGCCTGCGCGCTGGTGGCCGAAATGGCCGCCGTGGCCAAAGACAAGGGCCGCACGCTCTACCAGGAAATGGTGGAGATGTACGCCCAGTACGGCCTCTACGTGGAAGACCTGATTTCCCTCACCAAAAAAGGCCAGCGCGGCGCCGAGGAAATCCAGGAGATGATGGCCAGCCTGCGCGCCAACCCGCCCGCCACCATCGCCGGCCTGAAAGTGGTGGAAATCCGCGACTACAAAACCGGCCGCATCCACGACCTGCGCACCGGCCTGGCCACCGACACCGGCGTGGAAAGCTCCAACGTGCTCCAGTTCCTCACCGAAGACGGCAGCAAAATCTCGGCCCGCCCCAGCGGCACCGAGCCCAAAATCAAGTTCTATTTCAGCGTGAAGCAGCCGCTGAAATCAGCCGTCGATTTTGACCTAGCGCAACGGCTGGCGCACGAGAAAATTCAGGCGATTATTGCGGACATGAAGCTGCAGTAG
- a CDS encoding AarF/ABC1/UbiB kinase family protein gives MFKNTISNLSRIRQVAEVLLRYGFEDVVTTTPLRRLVSQARRLNWQRADRQVFETTRWERVRLIIEELGPTFIKLAQAMSNRADLLPEALIDEFEKLQSNVPPFETAVARQIIEEELGRPISEVFSEFDDTTLGSASIGQVHRARLLTGEEVVVKVQRPGVRDKVRSDLALLHELVRLTSGFLQKQGLANPQDIVDAFERSMSKELDYTAEARSMEQFRKLYADYTTFYIPKPFRELSTARILVIEFVSGCKITDKAQLLEWGLSPETVAENGMDIYLTQIFEFGVFHADPHPGNVLVRPDGTVVLIDFGMVGRLTKQQKYAFAGVFIGMARQDARSMALNFRRLALTAEIPDMRAFESDLSQLIEDFATLDVKEMSMSDLADALQTVIYNYKLQVPGAVFLILRALVILEGIGKVLHPSFNTFEFVRPYGAKIIREQYSRANLLSEAEYTGTQLLALLQTLPADVRQIVRKISKGELRLKFELVGYQTLLRKADQLVSRTILALLSVGGLLFSGLSLMGRYSPDMPYHRGVPEITWWSLGATGFMLLVLLLLGTGRREK, from the coding sequence ATGTTCAAAAACACGATTTCTAACCTGTCCCGGATTCGGCAAGTGGCCGAAGTGCTGCTGCGCTACGGCTTCGAGGACGTGGTGACCACCACGCCCCTGCGCCGCCTCGTGAGCCAGGCCCGCCGCCTCAACTGGCAGCGCGCCGACCGGCAGGTGTTCGAAACCACGCGCTGGGAGCGGGTGCGCCTCATCATCGAAGAGCTGGGGCCCACGTTCATCAAGCTGGCCCAGGCCATGAGCAACCGCGCCGACCTGCTGCCCGAGGCGCTGATTGACGAGTTTGAGAAGCTACAAAGCAACGTGCCGCCTTTTGAAACGGCCGTGGCCCGCCAGATTATCGAGGAAGAGCTGGGCCGGCCCATCTCGGAGGTATTCAGCGAGTTCGACGACACCACCCTGGGCTCGGCCAGCATCGGGCAGGTGCACCGCGCGCGGCTGCTCACGGGCGAGGAAGTGGTGGTGAAAGTGCAACGGCCCGGCGTGCGCGACAAAGTGCGCTCCGACCTGGCCTTGCTGCACGAGCTGGTGCGCCTCACCAGCGGCTTCCTGCAAAAGCAAGGCCTGGCCAACCCGCAGGACATCGTGGACGCCTTCGAGCGCAGCATGAGCAAAGAGCTGGATTACACGGCCGAGGCCCGCTCGATGGAACAGTTTCGGAAGCTCTACGCCGATTACACCACGTTTTACATCCCGAAGCCGTTTCGGGAGCTGAGCACGGCCCGCATCCTGGTGATTGAGTTCGTGAGCGGCTGCAAAATCACCGACAAAGCGCAACTGCTGGAGTGGGGCCTGAGCCCGGAAACCGTGGCCGAAAACGGCATGGACATCTACCTGACGCAGATTTTTGAGTTTGGGGTGTTCCACGCCGACCCGCACCCCGGCAACGTGCTGGTGCGCCCCGATGGCACGGTGGTGCTCATCGACTTCGGCATGGTGGGCCGTCTCACCAAGCAGCAGAAGTACGCCTTCGCGGGCGTATTCATCGGCATGGCGCGGCAGGACGCGCGCAGCATGGCCCTCAACTTCCGCCGCCTCGCTCTTACGGCCGAGATACCGGACATGCGCGCGTTCGAGTCCGATTTGAGCCAGCTTATTGAGGATTTCGCCACGCTCGACGTGAAGGAAATGAGCATGAGCGACCTGGCCGATGCCCTGCAAACCGTCATCTACAACTACAAGCTGCAGGTGCCGGGCGCGGTGTTCCTCATCCTGCGGGCGCTGGTGATTCTGGAAGGCATCGGCAAGGTGTTGCACCCCAGCTTCAACACGTTCGAATTTGTGCGGCCCTACGGCGCCAAGATTATTCGGGAGCAATACTCGCGGGCCAACTTGCTCAGCGAAGCCGAATACACGGGCACGCAGCTGCTGGCCCTGCTCCAGACTTTGCCAGCCGACGTGCGCCAGATTGTGCGCAAAATCAGCAAGGGTGAACTGCGGCTGAAGTTCGAGCTGGTGGGCTACCAAACCCTGCTGCGCAAGGCCGACCAGCTCGTGAGCCGCACCATTCTGGCCCTGCTAAGCGTGGGCGGGCTGCTGTTTTCGGGCCTCTCGCTTATGGGCCGCTACTCCCCCGACATGCCATACCACCGCGGCGTGCCCGAAATAACCTGGTGGAGCCTGGGCGCCACGGGTTTCATGCTGCTGGTTTTGCTGCTGCTCGGTACCGGCCGGCGGGAGAAATAA
- a CDS encoding T9SS type A sorting domain-containing protein, with protein sequence MVKTAISFLLLLACFPARAQSGCTDPRATNYNPSATVNDGSCQYATTSAPLVTKTPLGSAVPESSGLIYTDRNLWTHNDSNNTPSFYKIDSTSGAIVQQVVITNVINVDWEDIAADAQNLYIGDFGNNNGDRRDLRVLRVPKADIGTGANVSVTAQAINFSYPDQTTFSPATNNHNFDCEAFFYSNDSLHLFTKNWADLRTKYYTIPAQPGTYVAHFKGSFNVNGLITAADLNPAGTGAALLGYNASTGATFMWLLSDFRGGQYLKGNKRRIELPNALLIGQAEGLTFVDQYRVFLSNEQINSIVNVPARLYALNTRPWLAQAVPTAARQAGSAGVSVSPNPARQAIRIARGTELAGALRLVLQDVQGRTVATGQLAAGQSTQELPVAGLAAGIYVLKMEATGAVFSQKVELQ encoded by the coding sequence ATGGTAAAAACGGCTATTTCCTTTTTGCTGCTGCTGGCCTGCTTCCCGGCCCGGGCCCAGAGCGGCTGCACCGACCCGCGCGCCACGAACTACAACCCGTCCGCCACCGTCAATGACGGCTCGTGCCAGTACGCTACCACCAGCGCTCCGCTGGTGACGAAAACGCCGCTGGGCAGTGCCGTGCCCGAAAGCTCGGGGCTGATATACACCGACCGCAACCTGTGGACCCACAACGACAGCAACAACACACCCAGCTTCTACAAAATTGATTCGACCTCGGGCGCGATAGTGCAGCAGGTAGTTATCACCAACGTCATCAATGTTGATTGGGAAGACATTGCCGCCGACGCACAGAATCTCTACATCGGCGACTTCGGCAACAACAACGGCGACCGGCGCGATTTGCGGGTGCTGCGCGTGCCCAAAGCCGACATCGGCACCGGCGCCAACGTGTCCGTGACGGCGCAGGCCATCAACTTCAGCTACCCCGACCAAACCACGTTCAGCCCGGCCACCAACAACCACAATTTCGACTGCGAAGCCTTCTTTTACTCGAACGATTCGCTGCACCTGTTCACGAAGAACTGGGCCGACCTGCGCACCAAGTATTACACCATTCCGGCCCAGCCCGGTACCTACGTAGCGCATTTCAAAGGCAGCTTCAACGTGAACGGGCTGATTACGGCTGCCGACCTCAACCCCGCGGGTACTGGCGCGGCGCTGCTGGGATATAATGCCAGCACCGGCGCCACTTTTATGTGGCTGCTGTCGGACTTTCGGGGCGGGCAGTATCTGAAAGGCAACAAGCGCCGGATTGAGCTGCCCAACGCCCTACTCATCGGGCAAGCCGAAGGGCTAACGTTTGTGGACCAGTACCGCGTTTTCCTATCCAATGAGCAGATAAACAGTATTGTTAACGTTCCGGCGCGGTTGTATGCGCTGAACACGCGGCCCTGGCTGGCGCAGGCCGTGCCCACCGCCGCCCGGCAAGCGGGCAGCGCTGGGGTTTCGGTTTCGCCCAATCCGGCACGGCAGGCCATTCGCATAGCGCGGGGCACTGAGCTGGCGGGCGCGCTGCGGCTGGTGCTGCAGGATGTGCAGGGCCGCACCGTGGCCACCGGACAGCTGGCCGCCGGCCAGTCCACGCAGGAACTGCCGGTAGCCGGGCTGGCCGCCGGCATCTACGTGCTGAAAATGGAGGCGACCGGCGCCGTGTTTTCGCAGAAAGTGGAGCTGCAATAG
- a CDS encoding alpha/beta hydrolase, with amino-acid sequence MPSFQHLLLKQLLTAAAAPLARRKPSVGAMRLAMEAGSLFQFMPWHVHLESLKLDNRLEAEWLRPRGAHPTRVLLYLHGGGYVLGSLNTHRSLVGSLAQRTGLNVLTINYRKAPDHPFPAALDDAKRAYRWLLRHGHQAHDIIVAGDSAGGGLALALLLALRNAGEALPAAGVGLSPWTDLNLPITALRRVAREEGLLLEALQMRTWGPLYARKTPLTHPLLSPLQADLHGLPPLLIQVSTAEVLYDDALRFADKARAAGVSVTLQPFDGLVHWWHLFWRIVPEARQALDQVAAFLEKMWAQRAADQREPTAATRQLRPQARRRLAA; translated from the coding sequence TCGTTCCAGCATTTGCTGCTCAAGCAGCTCCTCACCGCGGCAGCCGCACCGCTGGCCCGCCGCAAGCCCAGCGTGGGCGCCATGCGGCTGGCCATGGAAGCCGGTTCGCTCTTCCAGTTCATGCCCTGGCACGTACACTTGGAAAGTCTGAAGCTGGACAACCGCCTAGAGGCCGAGTGGCTACGCCCGCGCGGTGCGCACCCTACGCGCGTGCTGCTCTACCTGCACGGCGGCGGCTACGTGCTGGGCTCGCTCAATACGCACCGCAGCCTGGTGGGCAGCCTGGCGCAGCGCACGGGCCTCAACGTGCTCACCATCAACTACCGCAAGGCACCCGACCACCCGTTTCCGGCGGCGCTCGACGATGCCAAGCGCGCCTACCGCTGGCTGCTGCGCCACGGCCACCAAGCCCACGACATCATAGTAGCCGGCGACTCGGCCGGGGGCGGGCTGGCCCTGGCGCTGCTGCTGGCCCTGCGCAATGCCGGCGAGGCCCTGCCCGCGGCCGGCGTCGGCCTTTCGCCCTGGACCGACCTCAACCTGCCCATCACCGCCCTGCGGCGGGTGGCCCGCGAAGAGGGCCTCCTGCTCGAAGCCCTGCAGATGCGCACCTGGGGCCCGCTTTATGCCCGCAAAACGCCGCTCACACACCCGCTGCTTTCGCCGCTGCAAGCCGACTTGCACGGACTGCCGCCGCTGCTCATTCAAGTATCAACGGCCGAAGTGCTGTACGACGATGCCCTACGCTTTGCCGACAAAGCCCGCGCCGCGGGCGTGTCCGTGACGCTGCAACCCTTTGACGGGCTGGTGCATTGGTGGCATTTGTTCTGGCGCATTGTGCCCGAGGCCCGCCAGGCGCTCGACCAGGTGGCCGCTTTTCTGGAGAAAATGTGGGCCCAGCGGGCGGCCGACCAGCGAGAGCCGACGGCCGCCACCCGGCAGCTGCGGCCACAAGCCCGTCGGCGGTTGGCGGCATAG
- the hppD gene encoding 4-hydroxyphenylpyruvate dioxygenase, producing MQTMTSPEVLAQPAQDFLPLKGTDFVEFYVGNAKQSAYYYQAAFGFELVAYAGPETGLRDRASYVLQQGKIRLVLTTSLLPDSDITRHVAQHGDGVKVMALWVDDARQSWEETTKRGAKSAFEPYTIEDEHGSMTLAGIYTYGESVHTFVERTNYSGPFMPGFVAKSSGVPQGAPVGLLHVDHCVGNVGWGEMNQWVKFYEDVMGFKLLLTFDDEDISTEYSALMSKVVSNGNGYVKFPINEPAEGKKKSQIEEYLDYYHSPGVQHIAIATNDIRATVTELRRRGVEFLSVPGAYYEDLLERIGAIDEDLESLKALNLLVDRDEEGYLLQIFTKPVEDRPTVFYEIIQRKGAKSFGKGNFKALFESIEREQALRGNL from the coding sequence ATGCAAACCATGACCTCGCCCGAAGTGCTGGCCCAGCCCGCCCAGGACTTCCTCCCACTCAAAGGCACCGACTTCGTTGAATTCTACGTGGGCAACGCCAAGCAGTCGGCCTACTACTACCAGGCCGCGTTCGGCTTCGAGCTGGTGGCCTACGCCGGCCCCGAAACCGGCCTGCGCGACCGTGCCAGCTACGTGCTCCAGCAGGGCAAAATCCGCCTGGTGCTCACCACCTCTCTCCTGCCCGATTCTGACATCACCCGCCACGTGGCCCAGCACGGCGACGGCGTGAAGGTGATGGCCCTGTGGGTGGACGACGCCCGCCAGTCGTGGGAAGAAACCACCAAGCGCGGCGCCAAATCGGCCTTCGAGCCCTACACCATTGAGGACGAGCATGGCAGCATGACGCTGGCCGGCATCTATACCTACGGCGAGAGCGTGCACACCTTCGTGGAGCGCACGAATTACTCGGGTCCGTTCATGCCCGGCTTCGTGGCCAAGAGCAGCGGCGTGCCCCAGGGCGCGCCGGTGGGCCTGCTGCACGTCGACCACTGCGTGGGCAACGTGGGCTGGGGCGAAATGAACCAGTGGGTGAAGTTCTACGAGGACGTGATGGGTTTCAAACTCCTGCTCACCTTCGACGACGAAGACATCTCGACCGAGTATTCGGCCCTGATGAGCAAGGTCGTTTCCAACGGCAACGGCTACGTGAAATTCCCCATCAACGAGCCCGCCGAAGGCAAGAAAAAGTCGCAGATTGAAGAGTATCTCGACTACTACCACTCGCCCGGCGTGCAGCACATCGCCATCGCCACCAACGACATCCGCGCCACCGTGACCGAGCTGCGCCGCCGCGGCGTGGAGTTCCTGAGCGTGCCCGGCGCCTACTACGAAGACCTGCTGGAGCGCATCGGCGCCATCGACGAAGACCTGGAGTCGTTGAAAGCCCTGAACCTGCTGGTGGACCGCGACGAGGAAGGCTACCTGCTCCAGATTTTCACCAAGCCGGTGGAGGACCGCCCCACGGTATTCTACGAAATCATCCAGCGCAAAGGCGCCAAGAGCTTCGGCAAAGGCAACTTCAAAGCCCTGTTTGAAAGCATCGAGCGCGAGCAGGCGCTGCGGGGCAACCTGTAG
- a CDS encoding TaqI-like C-terminal specificity domain-containing protein: MQTNIFGEAVQLGLTIEQAAKTANVSSATIRNWIKTGYLIPLSKGVVSQDSLKAFMSDVAGKEKLTARANKLMKDAHDHNDVSEKVNSLFQSYTGESIGIEYENSLSYSYRNKEGIYYTPSWIVKDLFNDIEIKASFTFLDPCCGSGNFLIEAIRQGVAPENVYGFDIDSNAVAITKQRIRDEFGFAAVNIKVGDFLQEAHKMSRVDTCFDLIFTNPPWGKKIDKSEKETFSALYGCGNSIDTTSLFFGASLSVLKPNGIIGFLTQEAFFNIGAFEHIRKLLISKKIARFVDYGKAFKGLLTKAQAIIVEKKSATPNDVVKCCAGTNSFYRKLDSFKENPKHIFNFWADENQAQVINQIFSIKHTTLKHGANWALGIVTGNNDKFCSSEPKTGYVPIYKGSDITKNGLKEPRTFILNNFVGFQQVAPLELYNAPEKLIYKFISSDLCFYHDTQQRLILNSANMLIPKIPNLTAKQLTHLLNSDIINWLFNKLFLTHKVLRGDLELLPIHFDYFSTHSEFSETDYLNYLQLTKASDGTYRIKI, from the coding sequence ATGCAGACAAACATATTTGGTGAAGCAGTGCAGTTAGGGCTGACAATTGAACAAGCAGCAAAAACAGCTAATGTTTCATCTGCGACAATCAGGAACTGGATTAAAACGGGATATCTAATTCCCTTGAGTAAAGGGGTGGTTTCCCAAGACTCCTTAAAAGCATTTATGTCGGATGTTGCAGGCAAAGAAAAGCTGACTGCAAGAGCCAATAAACTAATGAAGGATGCTCATGACCACAATGATGTTTCAGAAAAGGTAAATTCACTATTTCAAAGTTATACGGGAGAGAGCATAGGCATTGAGTACGAAAATTCGCTCTCGTATTCTTATAGAAATAAGGAAGGGATTTATTACACGCCGTCTTGGATTGTAAAGGATTTATTTAACGATATTGAAATCAAGGCTAGCTTCACGTTCTTAGACCCTTGCTGTGGTTCTGGTAATTTTCTTATTGAAGCTATCAGGCAAGGTGTTGCTCCTGAAAATGTTTATGGCTTCGATATAGATAGCAATGCAGTTGCAATTACTAAGCAACGAATAAGAGATGAGTTCGGCTTCGCTGCGGTCAATATAAAAGTTGGCGACTTCTTACAAGAAGCTCACAAAATGAGCAGAGTAGACACCTGCTTTGACCTCATTTTCACAAATCCACCTTGGGGCAAAAAGATTGATAAGTCAGAGAAAGAAACCTTCTCAGCACTATATGGCTGCGGCAACAGCATAGATACTACATCCCTATTTTTCGGCGCAAGCTTATCCGTTCTAAAACCTAACGGAATTATAGGTTTCTTAACACAAGAAGCTTTTTTTAATATAGGAGCATTCGAGCATATAAGAAAATTGCTTATTTCAAAAAAAATAGCTCGTTTTGTTGATTATGGCAAAGCTTTTAAGGGACTATTAACAAAAGCACAAGCCATCATTGTTGAGAAAAAGTCAGCTACTCCTAATGACGTAGTTAAGTGTTGTGCCGGCACTAACTCGTTTTACAGAAAACTAGATTCATTTAAAGAAAACCCCAAGCATATATTCAACTTTTGGGCTGATGAAAATCAAGCACAGGTTATCAATCAAATTTTCTCTATAAAACACACTACACTTAAACATGGAGCAAATTGGGCATTAGGAATTGTAACAGGCAATAATGATAAATTTTGTAGCAGCGAGCCTAAAACTGGCTACGTTCCGATTTACAAAGGGTCGGATATTACCAAAAACGGTTTGAAAGAACCAAGAACTTTTATTTTGAATAATTTTGTAGGCTTTCAACAAGTCGCCCCGCTAGAACTGTATAATGCTCCAGAAAAACTCATTTATAAATTCATTTCATCTGATTTATGCTTCTATCACGACACACAACAAAGGCTTATTCTTAATAGTGCAAACATGCTTATTCCTAAGATTCCGAACTTAACCGCAAAACAACTCACGCACCTACTAAACAGTGATATAATCAACTGGCTTTTTAACAAACTGTTTTTAACCCATAAAGTACTTAGAGGGGATTTAGAATTATTACCAATCCATTTTGATTACTTTTCAACTCATTCTGAGTTTTCGGAAACCGACTACTTAAACTATTTACAATTAACTAAAGCAAGTGATGGAACTTACAGAATTAAAATTTAG
- a CDS encoding DUF952 domain-containing protein: protein MLYRIAEPADWQRARQTGFFASADLAAEGFIHSSEQHQILETARRYYAGRTDLLLLEWDEAALDAAGVRVEREWVESRQQHFAHVFGPVPLGAICRVWPLEANQEGEFRLPLELHSAGE from the coding sequence ATGCTCTACCGCATCGCCGAGCCCGCCGATTGGCAACGTGCCCGGCAAACCGGCTTTTTCGCCAGCGCCGACCTGGCCGCCGAGGGTTTCATTCACTCCTCCGAACAGCACCAGATTTTGGAAACTGCGCGCCGCTACTACGCGGGCCGTACCGATTTGCTCTTGCTGGAATGGGACGAAGCAGCCCTAGACGCCGCCGGCGTGCGCGTAGAGCGCGAATGGGTCGAGAGCCGACAGCAGCATTTTGCGCACGTATTCGGCCCGGTGCCGCTGGGTGCCATTTGCCGCGTCTGGCCCCTTGAGGCCAATCAAGAGGGAGAATTTCGGTTGCCGTTGGAGTTGCATTCGGCGGGCGAATAA